The Manis javanica isolate MJ-LG chromosome 6, MJ_LKY, whole genome shotgun sequence genome contains a region encoding:
- the LOC108387787 gene encoding olfactory receptor 8B3-like has protein sequence MASGNNASVTAFILLGLTQQPALQLPLFFIFLGTYVVTTVGNTGLIVLIGLNSHLHTPMYYFLFNLSFIDLCYSSVITPKMLICFVEENTISYAECMAQLYFFSFFVIDECFILTSMAYDRYVTICKPLLYKVTMSHQVCLMLMVGAYGMGFVGALAHTGCMLRLTFCDGNVINHYMCDIPPLLQLSCSSTYINELVVFTVVGISVIVPSLTVSISYTLIISNILRIQSTEGRSKAFSTCSSHIITVSLFFGASAFMYLKPFPAGSLDQDKVSTVFYTIVGPMLNPFIYSLRNKDVKIALNKTLKKGVFS, from the coding sequence ATggcctcaggaaacaacgcctcGGTGACTGCGTTTATTCTGCTGGGTTTAACACAACAGCCAGCACTCCAGCTGcctctcttcttcattttcttaggAACCTATGTGGTCACCACGGTGGGGAACACTGGCTTGATTGTTCTGATTGGTCTGAACTCTCACCTGCACACTCCCATGTACTACTTTCTCTTTAACCTTTCCTTCATTGATCTCTGTTACTCCTCTGTCATAACCCCCAAAATGCTGATTTGTTTTGTAGAAGAAAACACCATCTCTTATGCAGAGTGCATGGCTCAgctctatttcttctctttctttgtcaTTGATGAGTGCTTTATTTTGACATCAATGGCTTACGACCGGTATGTGACCATCTGTAAGCCCCTGCTCTACAAAGTGACCATGTCCCATCAGGTCTGCCTCATGCTGATGGTGGGTGCATATGGCATGGGGTTTGTGGGTGCCCTGGCCCACACTGGGTGTATGCTGAGACTCACCTTCTGTGATGGCAATGTCATCAATCATTACATGTGTGACAtacctcctctcctccagctctCCTGCTCAAGCACCTACATCAATGAGCTGGTGGTTTTCACTGTGGTGGGCATCAGTGTCATAGTGCCCAGTCTCACCGTCTCCATTTCTTACACGTTGATCATCTCCAACATCCTCCGCATCCAGTCTAcagagggcaggtccaaagccttcAGTACCTGCAGCTCCCACATAAttactgtttctcttttctttggagCATCAGCATTCATGTATCTTAAGCCTTTTCCTGCAGGGTCTCTGGATCAAGATAAAGTATCCACAGTTTTTTATACGATTGTGGGGCCAATGCTGAATCCTTTCATCTATAGTTTGAGGAACAAAGATGTCAAAATTGCACTGAACAAAACTTTGAAGAAAGGAGTGTTCTCCTGA